The genomic interval AAAGTGAGCAAAACTCCGATTACAATTCTTGGAACTACAGGGATCAATTACCTGGTTAAAGAAGGTGTAAAAGCAGGAGACAAAATTGTTTTTGATGGTATTGATAAATTAAAAGAAGGTGAAGTTATCAAACCTGAAAAACTAAAAGAAGAACCTATTAAAACTGCATTAAGATAATTTAACATATCATGTTTAAGAAATTCATAGACAGACCTGTCTTAGCCACTGTTATTTCCATATTATTGGTGATTCTGGGGGTATTGGGACTCACTAAATTGCCTTTACAGCAATTTCCGGATATTGCACCTCCTGCCGTACAGGTAACTGCACTTTATCCAGGAGCAAATGCCGAAACTGTATTACGTTCTGTAGCGCCTTCTCTGGAAGAATCAATCAATGGGGTTGAAAACATGAGCTACATGAGCTCAACAGCGAGTAATGATGGTTCACTGGTCATCTCAGTTTACTTTAAACTGGGTACTGATCCGGATCAGGCAGCGGTAAACGTACAAAATCGTGTAGCACAAGCTACGAGTCAGCTGCCAGCTGAGGTTGTACAGGCAGGGGTAACCACTGCAAAACAACAAAACAGCTTAATCATGGTGGTAGATTTACACACCGATAATGAGAAAAGCTATGATCAGACGTTTTTAGCCAACTATGCGCAGATCAACTTAATTCCTGAGTTAAAAAGGATTCAGGGGGTAGGTCAGGCAAATATATTTGGCGGAAGCAGGGATTATTCGATGCGTGTATGGTTAAATCCTGCACAAATGGCAACTTATAATCTAACGCCAAATGAAGTGATGGCGGTTATTAAAGATAAAAATTTAGAAGCTGCTCCGGGTAAATTCGGGGAGAGCAGTAAGAATGCTTTTGAATATGTACTGAAATATAAAGGTAAATTAACCAAACCAGAAGAGTATCAGAACATGATTATCCGTTCTAATGCTGATGGTTCATTTTTACGTCTTAAAGATGTAGCAAGAGTAGAGTTAGGCTCTTATACCTATTCGAATTTAACCCGTGTAAATGGTAAAGCAGGTCTGAATATTGCAGTTCAGCAGTTGAGTGGATCAAATGCAAATGAGATTCAGATAGCGATCACAAAATTCATGAAAAAAGCTGAAAAGGAATTTCCTAAAGGCGTTTCTTATGATGTGGTTTACAGTACTAAAACTTCTCTGGATCAATCTATTGACCAGGTAATCCATACTTTGATTGAAGCATTTATCCTTGTATTTATTGTTGTATTTATCTTCTTACAGGATTTCCGTTCTACCTTAATTCCAGCGATTGCTGTTCCGGTAGCGATTTTAGGTACTTTCTTTTTCATGAAGCTTTTTGGTTTCTCGATTAATTTGTTAACCTTATTTGCACTGGTACTGGCCATTGGTATTGTGGTCGATGATGCGATTGTGGTGGTCGAGGCTGTCCATGCGAAAATGGAGCATAAAAAAATGGGTCCAAAACCGGCAACAGCAGCTGCAATGCATGAGATTACAGGAGCAATTATTTCAATTACTCTTGTCATGAGTGCGGTGTTCTTACCAGTTGGTTTTATGGAAGGCTCTACCGGAGTGTTCTACAGGCAGTTTGCTTTTACACTGGCCATTGCGATTGTAATTTCGGCTGTGAACGCATTAACATTGAGTCCTGCATTATGTGCTTTGTTCTTAAAAGAAACACATACAGCGGATCATGGTGCTGCTGCTGCTCCAACTAGTTTTAAACAACGTTTCTTTAAAGGTTTCAATACTAGTTTTGAATCTTTAACTAACAGATATGTAGGTAGCCTGAAATTCCTGATCCGTACTAAATGGGTAGGTTTAGCTGGTTTATTAATCGTTATCCTTGCGACCGTATGGATGGTGAAAAGAACACCAACAGGATTTATTCCTTCGGAAGATCAGGGCTTCATCGCGGTTTCGATGTCATTGCCAGCTGGTGCCTCACTGGAAAGAAGTACACAGGTATTGAAAGAAACAGAGGTCTTATTAAGACCATTGGCTTTCACCAAACTGTTTAACGTGCTGGGTGGTTTTAACTTGCTTACGCAGTCAAACAGTCCATCTGCTGGTGCAATGTTCGTGTTATTGAAACCGACAGCAGAACGTGGAGAGGTCAAAGATATCAATGCGATTATGAACATCATCAGAGGTAAACTTGCAGGTGTTAAAGGTGCAAATTTCTTCGTGTTTACTTTCCCTACAGTTCCTGGTTTCAGTAACGTTGACGGTTTGGATATGGTTTTACAAGATAAAACAGGAGGTAACATTGGTAAATTCAGTGGTGTAGCCTACAACTTTATCGGTGAACTGATGAAACGCCCTGAGATTGCAGTAGCTTTTACTAGTTTCAGAGCGGATTATCCGCAGTTAGAACTTCAACTGGACGAAGCTAAAGCTGAACAGTTAGGCGTTTCTGTGAGAGATGTTTTAACGACAATGCAGGCCTATTTTGGTAGTGCGCAGGCTTCAGATTTTAACAGGTTTGGAAAGTACTACAGGGTAATGGTTCAGGCAGATGTTGCTGACCGTGCAGATCCTTCTTCGATGGATAATGTATTTGTGAAAAACAAGGCTGGTGAAAATGTGCCGATCAATACTTTGGTGAAATTGCAAAGAGTTTATGGCCCGGAAACAGTGTCCCGTTACAACTTGTTTAACTCTATTGGTGTGAATGCAATGGCTAAACCAGGTTATAGTTCTGGTGATGCGATCAGGGCGGTAGAAGAAGTGGCTGCAAAGCAGTTACCTTCGGGATTCTCTTATGAGTTTACTGGTTTAACTAAGGAAGAGATTACTTCTGGCGGGCAGTCTGTAATCATCTTTGGATTGTGTTTAGTGTTTGTGTATTTCCTTTTATCTGCGCAATATGAAAGTTACATCCTGCCATTAGCTGTTATTTTATCTATTCCTACTGGTATATTCGGCGTGTTTGTTGCCATCGGTTTAACCGGAATTGAAAATAACATCTATGTGCAGGTGGCACTGGTCATGCTGATTGGATTGCTTGCGAAGAATGCGATTCTGATTGTGGAGTTTGCAGTTCAGCGAAGAAGAGCGGGTAACACTTTAGTTTCTTCAGCTTTAGAAGCTGCTAAGTTAAGGCTTCGTCCGATTATCATGACTTCACTTGCTTTTGTGGTTGGATTGATCCCGATGATGCGTGCAAGTGGTCCTTCTGCTTTAGGTAACCACTCGATTAGTATTGGTGCTGCTGGCGGGATGATCACAGGGGTTATCCTTGGATTGTTCATCATTCCTGTCCTGTTCGTGATCTTCCAGTTTTTACAGGAAAAAGTTACCGGTAAACCTCAGGATACTGCTGTAGTAGAACATGAAGAACCTATTAATATTAATGAATATGAAATCGTATAAAAGTATATATACTGCTCTTTTACTTGTACTCGTGCTGGGTGCTTGTAAAGTATCTAAAGATATTCCCTTACCAGTAAATGCTGCTCCTGAAAAATTCAGGGGTAGTGTTTCAGCTGATACGGCGAGTATTGCAGCACTGCCTTATAAAGATTTTTTTAAGGAACAAACGATCAGGAATCTGATTGATACTGCAATCGTGAATAATTACGATATGCAGATTGCACTGAAAAATATGGAAGCTGCTGCTTTGTTATTTAGTCAGTCGAAATTGGGTAATTTACCAGAATTGAATCTGAAAGTAGCGGCAAGTTCAAGCCGTCCTTCAGACAATAGTTTGAATGGTCTGCAGATTGGCCAGTTTTCTCAGTCTAAACATATTGAGGATTATAGTGTAACTGGTGGATTAAGCTGGGAGGCAGACATCTGGCGCAAAATTGCGAATCAGAGAAACGCAGCAGGTGCGGCTTTTATGCAGTCTGCTGAGGTTAAAAAAGCTGTTCAAACCAGATTAGTATCAAATATTGCACAGAGTTTTTACAGATTGATCATGCTGGATACTCAGCTGGAAATCGCTAAGAAAAACTTGTCTTTAAATGACAGTACGTTAAATATTATCAGGTTACAGTTTGATGCGGGTCAGGTGACTTCATTGGCCATTCAGCAAGCTGAGGCGCAACAGTTGGTTGCTGCTGGCCTGGTTCCTCAACTGGAGCAAAGAATCGCTTTGGAAGAGAATGCTTTAAGTATTTTAACGGGTGCTTTCCCTAAAACTATTGCAAGAATAGGAACTTTAAATTCGATCAATGTTCAAGATCAGGTAAGTAGTGGTATTCCTTCCCGCATGTTAAGTTTAAGACCTGATGTGAAAAGTGCAGAGCTGGAGTTAGTGAAAGCGAATGCGAAGGTTGGGATTGCGAAAGCAAGTTTATATCCTTCATTAGTGATTACTGCAAATGGTGGTTTGAATTCGTTTAAAGCGAGTAACTGGTTTAATATTCCAGGCTCATTGTTTGGTGTGGTTGCTGGTGGGATTACGCAGCCGATTTTTCAACGTAAACAGTTAAGGACTCAGTATGAGGTTGCTTTAGTTGACCGTGAGAAATCAGTGATCCAGTTCAGATCTTCGGTTTTGACTGCGGTTGGTGAGGTTTCTGATGAACTGGTTAAAATTGAGAAATTGAAAGAACAGTATGTGATTGCTGATAAAAGAGTCAGAACTGTGCAGAATAGTTTGAGTAATGCGAATATGTTGTTTAAAAGCGGCATGGCGAATTATTTAGAAGTGATTAATGCACAGAGTAATGCGTTACAGAGTGAGCTGGATTTAGCGACTGTAAAAACTGCACAGTTGAATGCGGTAGTTGAATTGTACAGAGCTTTAGGCGGGGGTTGGAAGTAAACTCTGAAAAATTTCAAAAGGGATACATTACTTTGGTAGTGTATCCCTTTTTTATTTTATAGCGGTTTATGGTTAGAGAAATTATCCTGATTAATTGAATGTTGTATTGGTTTTCAGGACATGTTTTGAAGGCATTATCCGCGTTCAATTGATTAGGAGAGGGTTGGAACATCAAAAAATGATTATGGAACAGTTGTTGATTACCGACATAGAAAACATCTTCTATGGAAAATACAAATACTCCTCCGCAAAAAAAGTCAAGAAGTAAATTCTGGACTATATTAATACTGATTGTTGTTTTATTTCTGGCCGGTTTTGGCTATTATAGATATTTCTTTGTTTTTGGTGAAGGTGTAAAGGCTGGTCAGCTGAATTACTTCGTGAAAAAAGGCTATATGTTCAAGACAAATGAAGGACGTCTCATTCAGACCGGAATACGTTCTCAGGCTCCGGGTAATATAGCTTCTAATGAGTTTATGTTTTCGGTAACAGACCCAAAGGTTGCTGAACAGCTGAATAAAAATGCAGGTTCAAATATTGAAGTGCATTATAAAGAATATATCAGTCCATTGCCGTGGAGAGGGGTAAGTGTGTTTGTGGTAGATAGTTTGATTTCTGCTGTACCGGGTAATGGAGTGAATACACAAAACTAATGGAACAGAGGCTTTGCCTAAATTAAACAATTGTCTGGGCAATTGTTTAATTTAGCAGGCAATGAGAATTCTTCATACGGCCGACTGGCACCTGGGAAAAAGACTGGAACAAAGTGAACGTACGGATGAGCATCAGGCTTTTCTGGACTGGCTGATACTGACTTTACAAACCGAAAATATAGATGTTTTAATCGTTGCTGGTGATGTTTTTGACACCGGAAGTCCCTCTAATACAGCCTTTGAACAGTATTATGGTTTTTTGAGACGGGTTAAGGATACGAATTGCCGGGAAGTCATCATTATTGGGGGCAATCATGATTCTATCAGTACACTAAATGCCCCATCTACACTGCTGAAGTACTTTAATGTACATATTATTGGCGGTGTCCCTGAAGAATTTACAGATCAGATTATTGAAATACACAGCCCTTCTGGTGAACTGGAACTGGTAGTTTGTGCCGTTCCTTTTCTGCGTGACCGCGATATCAGACTTTCTGTTTCGGGCGAAACTGCTGAAGAAAGAGAAGCCAGGATCAAACAGGGAATTTGTGATCACTATCATCGTTTCAAAGAATATATAGGAGAATATAAGGCTAATCACATTCCGGTCATTGCTACAGGACATCTTTTTGCTGCGGGGTCGAGTACTTCGGATAGTGAAAAAGAGATCCATGTAGGTAACCTCGGGCAGGTTGGAGGAGATCAGTTCCCGGCAGAGTTTGATTATGTGGCATTGGGACATATCCATCGCCCGCAGGTCATCAATCAAATGAATCATATCCGGTATTCAGGTTCGCCAATTCCATTGAGTTTTTCTGAAACTGATGATAGAAAACAGGTTATTGTTCTTGAATTTGAAGCAGGAGAGCTGATGAGCCTGGTAGAAGTTGAAGTACCTGGTTACCGGAAACTGATCAGGATTAAAGGGGACTTTGAGAAAGTGAAGACTAAATTAGTTTTGCTGGAAGATCCTGGAACATTATATCCGGCATGGGTAGAGGTTCAGGTAGAAACAGAAACTTTCATTTTCGATCTGGAAGAGCAGTTAAATACGCTGATCGTTAATAAGCCTTTTATAGAACGGTTATTTCCCCGTCAGCTCAGAACAAGAGCGGTCCGGAATCTGGATGAACAAACACATGAGGCAATGGCATTGACAGATCTTGATCCGAAGACGGTGTTTTTAAAGCGCTGTGAGGCAGAATATCCGGAAGAGAATCATGCAGAACTGCTGCTTACTTTTAAAGAAGTTTTGGAATATATGGCGCAAAAGGAGAATAAAGGATGAAAATTATAAGTATCAGATTTTTAAATCTTAATTCCCTTAAAGGGCAGCATGAGATTCGTTTTGATCAGCCTCCTTTTACAGAAAGCGGGATCTTTGCAATTACCGGGCCTACTGGTGCCGGGAAAACA from Pedobacter sp. WC2423 carries:
- a CDS encoding efflux RND transporter permease subunit; translated protein: MFKKFIDRPVLATVISILLVILGVLGLTKLPLQQFPDIAPPAVQVTALYPGANAETVLRSVAPSLEESINGVENMSYMSSTASNDGSLVISVYFKLGTDPDQAAVNVQNRVAQATSQLPAEVVQAGVTTAKQQNSLIMVVDLHTDNEKSYDQTFLANYAQINLIPELKRIQGVGQANIFGGSRDYSMRVWLNPAQMATYNLTPNEVMAVIKDKNLEAAPGKFGESSKNAFEYVLKYKGKLTKPEEYQNMIIRSNADGSFLRLKDVARVELGSYTYSNLTRVNGKAGLNIAVQQLSGSNANEIQIAITKFMKKAEKEFPKGVSYDVVYSTKTSLDQSIDQVIHTLIEAFILVFIVVFIFLQDFRSTLIPAIAVPVAILGTFFFMKLFGFSINLLTLFALVLAIGIVVDDAIVVVEAVHAKMEHKKMGPKPATAAAMHEITGAIISITLVMSAVFLPVGFMEGSTGVFYRQFAFTLAIAIVISAVNALTLSPALCALFLKETHTADHGAAAAPTSFKQRFFKGFNTSFESLTNRYVGSLKFLIRTKWVGLAGLLIVILATVWMVKRTPTGFIPSEDQGFIAVSMSLPAGASLERSTQVLKETEVLLRPLAFTKLFNVLGGFNLLTQSNSPSAGAMFVLLKPTAERGEVKDINAIMNIIRGKLAGVKGANFFVFTFPTVPGFSNVDGLDMVLQDKTGGNIGKFSGVAYNFIGELMKRPEIAVAFTSFRADYPQLELQLDEAKAEQLGVSVRDVLTTMQAYFGSAQASDFNRFGKYYRVMVQADVADRADPSSMDNVFVKNKAGENVPINTLVKLQRVYGPETVSRYNLFNSIGVNAMAKPGYSSGDAIRAVEEVAAKQLPSGFSYEFTGLTKEEITSGGQSVIIFGLCLVFVYFLLSAQYESYILPLAVILSIPTGIFGVFVAIGLTGIENNIYVQVALVMLIGLLAKNAILIVEFAVQRRRAGNTLVSSALEAAKLRLRPIIMTSLAFVVGLIPMMRASGPSALGNHSISIGAAGGMITGVILGLFIIPVLFVIFQFLQEKVTGKPQDTAVVEHEEPININEYEIV
- a CDS encoding TolC family protein yields the protein MKSYKSIYTALLLVLVLGACKVSKDIPLPVNAAPEKFRGSVSADTASIAALPYKDFFKEQTIRNLIDTAIVNNYDMQIALKNMEAAALLFSQSKLGNLPELNLKVAASSSRPSDNSLNGLQIGQFSQSKHIEDYSVTGGLSWEADIWRKIANQRNAAGAAFMQSAEVKKAVQTRLVSNIAQSFYRLIMLDTQLEIAKKNLSLNDSTLNIIRLQFDAGQVTSLAIQQAEAQQLVAAGLVPQLEQRIALEENALSILTGAFPKTIARIGTLNSINVQDQVSSGIPSRMLSLRPDVKSAELELVKANAKVGIAKASLYPSLVITANGGLNSFKASNWFNIPGSLFGVVAGGITQPIFQRKQLRTQYEVALVDREKSVIQFRSSVLTAVGEVSDELVKIEKLKEQYVIADKRVRTVQNSLSNANMLFKSGMANYLEVINAQSNALQSELDLATVKTAQLNAVVELYRALGGGWK
- a CDS encoding exonuclease SbcCD subunit D C-terminal domain-containing protein, with product MRILHTADWHLGKRLEQSERTDEHQAFLDWLILTLQTENIDVLIVAGDVFDTGSPSNTAFEQYYGFLRRVKDTNCREVIIIGGNHDSISTLNAPSTLLKYFNVHIIGGVPEEFTDQIIEIHSPSGELELVVCAVPFLRDRDIRLSVSGETAEEREARIKQGICDHYHRFKEYIGEYKANHIPVIATGHLFAAGSSTSDSEKEIHVGNLGQVGGDQFPAEFDYVALGHIHRPQVINQMNHIRYSGSPIPLSFSETDDRKQVIVLEFEAGELMSLVEVEVPGYRKLIRIKGDFEKVKTKLVLLEDPGTLYPAWVEVQVETETFIFDLEEQLNTLIVNKPFIERLFPRQLRTRAVRNLDEQTHEAMALTDLDPKTVFLKRCEAEYPEENHAELLLTFKEVLEYMAQKENKG